In Cicer arietinum cultivar CDC Frontier isolate Library 1 chromosome 1, Cicar.CDCFrontier_v2.0, whole genome shotgun sequence, one DNA window encodes the following:
- the LOC101492281 gene encoding uncharacterized protein produces the protein MAKQHASILASGQIYTEKCMTFMKSEIRKSNSHRVDSFDRSNHTFMVHETVVPKEGRPIGHFSINLPNKWCDCGKYQAKHMPCSHVIAACSSIKYDYWSLISEVYKVETVLKVYSEAFQPIPNEGYWPQYEGVKVCHNPLMRRVKKGRPKTKRIRTEMDTTDRVPRKCGLCRVSGHTKKHCPNAAGTSTQN, from the coding sequence ATGGCAAAACAACAcgcatcaattttagcttctggtcAGATATACACAGAAAAATGCATGACTTTTATGAAATCGGAAATACGTAAATCAAATAGTCATAGAGTCGATAGTTTTGATCGAAGCAACCACACTTTCATGGTCCACGAGACAGTAGTTCCAAAAGAagggcgaccaattggtcatttcagtATAAATCTTCCCAACAAGTGGTGCGATTGTGGaaaatatcaagctaaacatatgcctTGTTCACATGTGATAGCAGCATGTTCTAGCATCAAATATGATTATTGGAGCCTTATATCCGAAGTGTACAAGGTGGAAACAGTACTTAAAGTCTACAGTGAAGCGTTCCAACCGATACCAAACGAAGGATATTGGCCAcaatatgaaggtgttaaggtgtgtcacaatccactaatgcgAAGAGTCAAGAAAGGTCGCCCAAAGACCAAGCGCATTAGAACAGAAATGGACACTACGGATAGAGTCCCAAGAAAGTGCGGATTATGTCGGGTATCTGGTCATACTAAGAAACATTGTCCAAACGCTGctggcacatctactcaaaattga